ACGTAGTGCATGCTTGTTGAAATAAAATAGAAATCATCTCCTACCCGTATTATATCAGGATCAGGCCAATCACCCCACATAATAGGATTTGTAAACGTTCCATTACCATTGTCGGGGGTCCATACTTTTGTTAGAGTAGTCTTTTGTTGAGCATCCAGAACAGTGCTGAATGCAAATAAAAACATTGTAATGTACCAATAAATAGAAGTACTGAGTATCTTCTTAAGTTCTTTCATAAAATTGGTTCTTATATTTATAATTGATTGTTTTGTGAATATTGGTTTTTAATAAGAAAAAATCTAGTTAGGTGTAAAATAAAAATCATTTTGCTCTTAGCATTACTATTCCATCATCAAGTCCGTCACTACTAGCTATTACTTTAAAAGTGCCTTTACTTCCTTTTTTTGCTTTTACAATTACAACTGCCATCCCATTAAAAGCTTCACGTTCATGACTTTGAAAAGGAACAAAACTGGTTGCATCCCCATTATCGGTGGCTACAATTTCACCGGGCCCTTCTACTTTAAATTTTATCAGAGGATGAGTTCTGGGAACAGTTAATCCAGACGCATCCTGCACTTTTACAGTAATGTATGCCAAATCTGCTTCATTTGAAGAGATCGTATTACGGTCGGCCGTTAGATATAATTTTACTGCCGTTCCAGTAGTTCTCACTTCATTGGTAGCCCATTGTTTTCCATTTTTGTAAGCCACGACCTTAACAATTCCCGGTTCATATTTTACGCTGTCCCAGACCAACCGGAAATCTCGCCCGGCTTGCTTGACTTTTCTTCCAAGACTTTTCCCATTCAGGAACAATTCAGCCTCGTCGCCGGAAGTGTAAACATGTACAGGAGTTATCTGTCCGATACGTTCTACCCAATTCCAATGCGGTAAAATGTGAACCATAGGTAAATCAGGTCTCCAATGAGACTGATACAAGTAAAATCGGTCTTTAGGAAATCCGGCCAAATCGACAATTCCAAAATAGCTACTGCGCGAAGGGGCTTTGTTTTTGCGAAGCTCATTCATTTTCTTTTCAAGCTCTGCTCTTTTGGAAGGATCATTGCGGAAATTGAGTAGGTTGGTTTCGTCAGAATTATATGGCGTTGGTTCACCCAGATAATCAAAACCTGTCCAAACATATTCACCAAGCAGATGAGGAAATGTTGCATTCGTTCTGAACTGATCATCAGGCGTGCACCCCCAACCTGGTTTAGCACTGTCATAAGATGTAATTTGCCAGTTTTTATATTCCGTGTCAAAGAAATATTCTCCGCGTGAGCTCACACACGAAGACGTTTCACTTCCAATAGTTGGCTTGTTTGCATACCGTGGATCAATATCCCATTTAGGTTGTTGGTTGAAAAAATAATTCACTCCCATAATATCGAGTGCAACAACGGCTCCTGATTCACGTCCTCCGTCAGGATCGTTATATCCGTTTGAAACCGGACGGGTTGGATCTTCTCCACGAACAATATCTGCCAAGTGTTTAGTCATTTCTACATCTCGTTGGTCAATAACTTCATTCCCAATTGACCAAATAAAAACAGAAGGATGGTTTCGGTCACGATGTATCAAAGCTTTTAAGTCCTTTTCGTGCCAATCATCGTATAATTTATTATAATCGTTCTTTTTCTTGCCGTTTTTCCAGCAATCAAAAGCTTCGTCCCAAACCAAGAATCCCATCTGATCAGCCAGTTCTAGCAATTCAGGAGCAGGAGGATTATGTGAGGTACGTAACGAGTTGCATCCCATATCTTTTAAGATTGTTAGTTGACGACGCAAAGCACTGGTATTAATAGCAGTACCCAAAGCGCCTAAATCATGGTGGTTACAAGTGCCCTTAATTTCGACTCGACGCCCATTCAACAAGAAACCATTACGTGCAGTAAACTCAAGAGTCCTGATGCCAAATGGGGTATTATAAGTATCAACAACTTTTCCATCGACACTTATTGTTGTTTTAGCAAGATATCGGTTTGGTGAAATAAGATCCCATCGCTTGGGGCTTTTAATCGTGGTCACAGTTGCTGTGGTTGCATTTCCCTTTGCGTCAATTTTAACCTGTGATTGATTGAAAGAAGCAACTTTCATTCCAGGCTTGTTATTACCATCAAGTTCAAAAATCTGGGTATTAACAGTCGCCACCACCGAAGATTCTTCCTGATTATCAATAGTGACAGCCATTTTAATCGTTGCCGACTTATCAGAAACAACAGGAGTGGTAATATAAGTACCCCAGTGAGCAACATGGACCGGATTGGTTTTAATCATCCATACATGACGATAAATACCGGCTCCCGGATACCAACGTGAATCCCATTTCTCAGTATCTAGTCGAACGGCCACCACATTCTTTTGTCCAATCTTTACGAACGGGGTTAAATCCATCCGGAATGAATTGTAACCATAGGGCCAGGTTCCCACATATTGACCATTAAGCCAGATTTGGGCATAAGCCATAGCTCCGTCGAAGTCCAGAAAAAACTGTTTCCCGGCATCTCCATCTGGAATTGTGAAATACTTACGGTACCAGCCAATTCCTTTAAATGGCAATTTGCCTGTTTCTCCAGTCAATTCAATGCGGAAAGGTCCTTCAATAGCCCAATCATGAGGTAAATCAAGTTTCTTCCAGGAACTATCGTCGATTTCAGTATTCTGTAAATTTCCGGGCTCTGGAACCGATGTACCATCGGCCTGCAATCCAAAACGAGAGAAAAGCCAATTATCGTCAAAGAGCTGTGTATCTACTGCACCCATTCTTTGAATTGTTGACTTTCCTTTATTCTGTCTAGCTTGCAAAGATGCTGCCAACGACACTGAGCATACAACATGTACTATTATTGCCAGACTAATGAAAAATTTTTTACTCATAAATACTATAGTTTTACTTTACAGCTTTTATCATCGATTATTTACTAATTTAAGGATCGTAGTCAACTAAAATCTCGCTACAACTATATGCTCTTTTACCAGATTCATTTCATAGATATCTCCGTACTTATTAATATTTACAAAATCAGAAAATCTAGTATAAAATCACATATACATTTTTACGGCTAATTAATTTTTGATCATTTATATATAATGTACCTTCAGCGAGAAAATATATGTTGTTAATCCAAATATCAAATAACCTATAAAGTCTACCAAACTATGCTTGCATTCAAAACCAAAGAGGCAAGCATAGTTTGGTTATTGGATAGAATAATTATTTTTTCCAGAACTTCTCAATCTCTTCCAGAGTCTTACCTTTTGTTTCAGGTAGGAATTTCCAAACAAAAAATGCAGCCAAAAGTCCCATAACACCGTATATCCAATAAGCGAATCCTTGATGAAACACCCCTGTCAACCATTTATTGTCATTCATCATAGGAAATGTCCAGGATATTATCAGATTTGCCAGCCATTGTGCTGCTACAGCAATAGACATGGCACCACGAATGGAATTTGGAAAGATTTCAGATAACAGCACCCAGGTTACCGGTCCCCAACTCATGGCGAAAGAGGCAGTGTAAAGAAGCATCAGGATCAACGAACCTAAGCCAACCGTTTGAAAATAGAATGTAAATCCAAGAAGAATCATGCTGATAGCCATACCCAATGCTCCGATGATCATCAGCGGTTTACGGCCAAACTTATCCACTTTAACAATTGCCACACAGGTAAATGTTAAGTTTACAATTCCGACAACAATTGTCTGTAATAGTGAAGAGTCCGTATCCGCTCCCATGTTACGGAATATGTTTCCTGCATAGTAAAGTACCACATTAATACCTACAAACTGCTGGAATATGGAAAGTAATATACCAATGATAATCACTGCCCAACCATAAGATAACCAAGGAGAACTCTTTTCGTGAAGAGTTTCTTTAATCTCCGCTAATTCTGTTGTTGCCTCTTTTTCACCTACAATTTTTGATAATACACTAAGCGCCTTCTCATCATTGCCTTTCATAGCAAGGAAACGTGGAGTTTCAGGAACAAAGAACAACAAGATAAAGAATATCCCTGCAGGAATAATTCCAGAGAAGAACATCCAACGCCATCCTGTATTGGTTAACCATTGTGCATCACCAGACTTAGCAATGAAATAGTTTACAAAATAAATAACCAACATACCAAAGATGATAGCAAACTGATTAAAAGAGACCAATTTACCACGACTCTCAGCTGGAGCTATCTCGGCAATATACATAGGAGAAAGGGCTGAAGCCAGACCTACACCAAGTCCTCCGATTATACGATAGATTACAAATGAATAAGCATCATTTATGAAGAAAAAATTAAATCCATCGGGGTTCCATGCACCAATAGCCGAAATACAGAAAGCAATAGCACATATTAAAAGACCTTTCTTGCGTCCTAATGAGTTAGAAATAAATCCAGAAATGGATCCACCAATAATACAGCCCACTAATGCACTGGAGATAACAAAACCCTTTATTGAGTCGGCCATATCCTGAAGAAGAGCAGTATCTGTCGGAACAGCTTGCGAGACATAATTTACAATCCAGATAATAGCGACTACAAACAGAACAGCAACAGTGATGCCTCCTTTTGTTCTGCCGACCAACTTAAATATTTGTGTTGAAAGAATTGCAAGTACAAGAACAATAACTGTACTCACTAATATCTTGTATTGGGTAATCATGCTTACTGCGTATGCATTGTCTGTTGTGATATGCTTGATAAAGAAGTCGACAAGAGATTTTTCTGCTCCATTTACCACAGCTGTGTCATAACCAAACAACAATCCGCCGAGGGTTGCTACTAAGGTGAGTAACGCAAGATATAGTCCCGTTTGTTTTGTTTTAGATGACATATGTTTTTATATTAATAGAATTAGGGAAAAAAAGCCAGTGATTAAAAGGACCGATATGCCGGAATTTTATTATTCACAGGCATATCGGATATTTGTTCGCTGACGAAACAGAACAATTAACAATACATGTTCACAATTGCCTCATACAACTCTTGTTTGCCGCTAATCTGAGCAGGTTCACCATTAGCAACTGCATATGCATAAAGGTCTTCCAAAGAAAGATTTCCCGCTTCAAATTCTTGTCCTTTACCAGCATCAAAAGAAGCATAACGTTCTTTCACCATTTTGCATATAGGAGATTCGTTCAATACAGCCGAAGCATTTTCCAATGCACGTGCAAAAGCATCCATACCACTAATGTGAGCAATAAAAATATCTTCAAGATCAGTAGAGTTACGACGAGTTTTAGCATCGAAGTTTGTGCCACCATTACCAAGGCCTCCGTTACGGATAATCTGCATCATTGCCTGAGTTAGTTCGAAGTTATCGATAGGAAACTGATCCGTATCCCAACCATTCTGATAATCACCGCGGTTTGCATCAATTGAGCCCAGCATACCTGCATCTACAGCACAAGCCAATTCGTGTTCAAAAGTGTGACCAGCCAGAGTGGCGTGGTTTACTTCAATATTTACTTTGAAATCATTTTCCAATCCGTGAGCCTTTAGGAATCCAATCACAGTTTCTGTATCCACGTCATATTGATGTTTCATTGGTTCCATTGGTTTTGGCTCGATAAGGAATGTTCCTTTAAAACCTTTAGCGCGGGCATAATCGCGGGCTTTGGTCAACATCATGGCCAAATGATCTTTTTCGCGCTTCTGGTCCGTATTCAATAAAGACATATAACCTTCTCGACCACCCCAAAATACATAGTTTGAACCACCAAGTTCAATAGTTGCGTCAATGGCATTTTTAATTTGAACAGCAGCACGGGCAACAACATCAAAGTTCGGATTTGTAGCAGCACCATTCATATAACGTGCATGAGAAAAGACATTTGCAGTTCCCCATAATAGTTTAATACCTGTTTCGGCCTGTTTTTGTTTAGCATAAGCAACAATGGCTTTCATGTTTGCTTCATATTCCTGAATATCATCACTAGGATCTATTAAGTCTGTATCATGGAAACAGTAATATTCAATGCCACACTTTTGCATGAATTCAAATCCCGCATCCAACTTGTTTTTTGCAGCTTCCAATGCAGAAGCAGCTCCATTCCAGGGGAATTGCTTTGTTCCACCACCAAACTGATCACCACCTTCGGCACAAAGTGTATGCCACCAAGCCATTGCAAACTTCAACCAGTCTTTCATTTTCTTTCCGTTAACCACTTTTTCAGCATCATAATAACGGAACGCCATTGGATTTTTACTCTCTTTACCTTCGAACTTAATTTTTTCTATTCCGGGAAAATACTCTTTAGTTGCCATAATACTTTTGATTTTAAATTCTTTTTATTGTAGTTTGATAATTATTTTTCTGACATAGACTTTTCGAGTCTATATTTCCATTGGTTGTATGCATCAGCATACTCCTGATATGTAGCTGCATTTGGTTCAATAACCTCCAGCTTATCAAGAGTTTCAAAAGCTTCATTGGAATCTTTATATATGCCGGCCCCAATACCTGCACCCTTGGCCGCTCCAACCGATCCATCTGTATCATACAATTCAATAACCGCTTCTGTTACACCGGCAAGCGTTTCACGAAAAATAGGGCTTAAGAACATATTTGCATGTCCGGCATGAATTTTCTTCACAGGAATTCCCATTTGTTCCATGATCTCAATTCCGTATTTGAAAGAAAAGACAATTCCTTCCTGAGCTGCTCGGGCTATGTGATGCTTACCGTGTGTATTAAAATTCAGTCCGTGGATTGAACAGCCTATTTCCTTGTTACCTAACATACGTTCGGCACCGTTGCCAAAAGGTAAAATACTAATTCCTCCACTACCGATAGGAGCTTTTGCAGCAAGCATATTCATTTCATGGTAAGAGATGCCTTCAGGGGCTATATTTCTTTTCACCCAGGAATTCAAGATTCCGGTTCCGTTAATACAAAGCAATACACCTAAACGAGTTTGTTCGTAAGAATGATTTACGTGGGCAAAAGTATTTACTCGCGATTGCGGATCATAATTTACCTCACCGTTTACACCATACACCACACCTGAAGTTCCTGCAGTAGAAGCTATTTCACCAGGATTAAAAACATTCAGGGAAAGTGCATTGTTTGGCTGGTCTCCGGCACGATACGTAATAGGTGTGCCCTCTTTTAAACCAAGTTCTTTAGCTGCAGCCCGGCTAACCTCACCCTGATTGGAGAATGTGGGTTTTACATCCGCAATCAACGAAAAATCAAATCCAAAATAGTCCATCAGGAATCCGGCTGTACGATTCTCCTTAAAATCCCAGAACATACCTTCCGAAAGACCGGAAACCGTAGTATAAATTTCATTGCTTAACTTCATAGCAATATAATCACCAGGAAGCATCACTTTATAGATTCTGTCATATATATAAGGCTCGTTAGCCTTAATCCACGCCAGTTTAGAGGCTGTAAAATTACCAGGAGAATTCAATAGATGAGAAAGACATCTCTCCTCACCCAATATCTCGAAAGCCTTTTGCCCATATGGAACGGCACGCGAATCGCACCAAATAATAGCAGGACGCAACACATTCTGCTCTTTGTCTACACAAACCAATCCGTGCATTTGATAAGAAATACCGATGGCTTTAATTTCAGCAACATTTATTCCCGATTCATCCAGCACACACTTTGTTGCCAGTTTCAGATTATCCCACCAAGCCTGAGGATCCTGCTCAGCCCAGCCTGACTTCACAGCTTTTATATCCATTTCTGTCTTTGGAGAGAAAGCAGAAGAAACACATTTTCCAGTTTCTGCATTGACCAGACTCGCTTTTACCGACGAACTCCCAATGTCATATCCTAATAGAAACATAATTATAAGGTATTAAATATTAAGGCGATTATTTATTAAAAGACTTTGTTGTAGCATGAATCTTATTGTAAATTTTTCGATCAAATTTATAGTAACGAGCTGCCCGGTGGGGCACCCCGCTTTGATATTCATCAAGTGGAACCACATACTCCATCATAGTAATCTTTTTGTGGAAATTTCGTACATCAAAGGTTTTATCATATACTAATTCATATAAGACTCTCAGTTCGGACGCAGTAAACTTACGAGGCAATAGATCAAACAAAATGGAAGGGTTCATTTCTACATATTGACGTATATAGGTTATCGCTTCAGCAATAATCTGATTATGATCGAATGCCAGCACTTTGAGTTGCTTAACTTCCATCCAGCAAGCTTGGTATTTATCAGACAACTGTTCCATCTTCCCATCAATCTTCACCATAGAAAGATAAGCTATCGTCACAATGCGTTCAATCTTGCTTTTTAACTGATGAAAGCGTTCCAACCATCTAACATCTTTAGGATTATGCGTCCTGTTTTTTGAGCCAAAAGCTCTGAACTGCAATAAATCCACATTTTTTATTCCCGTCAATTCATAAAGAACCCGTTGTGCTGCCTCATCCAAGTCTTCATCGTTATAAATTAAACTACCGGGAAGTTTCAAGTCCGTATAAACATCTGCAGTTTCCTGCCCAATCTGTTTTACCAGCAAAACTTTTAGCTGTTTGCCATCAAAACCTAGCACTACACAGTCAACAGATACATGTGGATTCACCAATTTATTTTCATCAATATCGTATTCCATAATATTTATTTAAACTTCGCAAATATAAATCTATTTTCTATAGCTACAAACAAAATATGATAAAACAAACACATATATAACTAATTATTTATCAATATTATAAATATCATAATAACAACAATATGCCATCTACACATATTGTATAAAACACTATATGTATTTTATAAATATTATTACACATAATACAAACTTCCACTTACCCCTTTAAATGAAGCATATAGACTATTCATATAGGTATTTAAAAGAGGTAGTTATTGTATTTTAGCACTAACCATATTTGGAATTATCCAGTTTAAAACATAAAGAAAAAAGGTTGAAGATTTGAGGGTTAGGGGGGATGACAGTCGGTCTTATGCCTATTTTTATACAAAAAGAGAATATGATTTTCCAGCAGATTTTATTGTCTTTATGATATTCTCTTTTTAGGAGCTTAAATATCATAAGAATAGAGAATAACCTAGAAACGATTCTCCAAATATTTCAGTATAACGAAGTCTGTTAAATAATAAATAGCTTACTAGGATCAAACACAGATCTGATCGTAGCAAGCTATTTATCGGTTCAGATTGTTATTTTGAAATGAGTATTAATGTCCCCTCCTTCAGACCTCTAACTTTCGCAAAGATTGTTATCTTCCCTGATTTTAAAGAGGTTGACTGAAGCAGAATAGATGCTATTCCACCACGAGTTTGAACAATTGATGACCCAACTATGTTTGCGTCTCCATTCACTGAAAACTCCACCTTGGTCGTGTTATCCAGACATGAAACGGTTCCATATTGATCGATGATGGAGGCATGAACAAATACGGCATCGGCACCATCAGCACTTAGAGGCTTACCACTTAAATCGGCTTCCAGCTTTATACGTACCGGCTTCTCAGGCGTACGAACTATTTGCTCGGAAACCTTAGAACCATTTATATATCCTTCTGCTTTCAATTCTCCTTTTTCGAAAGCAATATTATTAAACGTAAATGCAGGATGTTTTAAGTGACTGCAGTTTCCTCCATCAAACGGTTTGCCGCCTTTATCAGGTACACCGTAAAAAGTATCCGGGCCGTTATCTGGTAGTTGTTCTGCAACAATACGATTATTGACTTTCAGGACAACCTTATCACAGTTGCTCAACACAACGACCTGTTCATTCTTTCCACCGCCAGTCCACCAATTGGCAATAAAAACAACCGGTTGATTAGTCTCAATGCCGGCAATTTTCTTGTAGGGTTCCAACTGACTCCGAAAAAAATAACCTGTAAATTTGGGCAATCTGAAATAATCTGCTGTACCCCACTCAAATAGTTTCTTGTCGTTACTAATATAGTTATCATACATCGCCCAGGTAAAATCGCCTACAGTAGCGGGCGCATAATTAGCGATATTTGCATTGTGCGACCAAATGGTATTCCATAATCCCTGTAACATGGCCTTTTCACCAGTCTCACGTGAACTGCGTGTCGTACTGCTCCAGCCTCCAAACTCCCAGTCGGAATACTCTTTTATTATGCCTGGACTATTGGGCTGAACAGTCTGAGCCCGTTCCGTTGTATTGCGGAATATTGAATCCTGAGAATCGCTCCAGTTGTTCATGGCTACATCCCAGATTGTCTTTTTTGCCCCATAAGTCTCACCGGTAGTAAAATACTCCCCAACAGGCAGTTCCTCGTGAGCTAAAAGGTGACATTGGTTTCTGAATTCATCGGGAGGATAACTTTCATTCAGGTTAGGTTCCCAAAGAACAACACTTGGGTGATTGCGGTCACGATGGATCATATCACGGATATCCCGAAAAACCCGTTGCTTAAATATATCATTATTGTTAAAGAATTGCCATCCGGGAATACCGTCCAGCAACATTAATCCAAGTTCGTCGGCAGCTTCATAAACGGCAGGATCATGGGTATAGTGGGCAAGTCTGACCGAATTGTATCCGGCTTCCTTTATTTTCTTCATGTCTCTGTATTGGGCATTTTTTGATAAAGCGACCCCGATGTATGGATAGTCTTGATGACGATTGGTACCAACAAGGTACAAGGGCTCATCGTTGATTCTAAAACCATCAGCCTTACTAAATGACAATTTACGGAAACCAACCTTCTGTACCATTTCGTCGACCTGTTTATTGTCGGCAAAAACAGTTGTTTTTAAAGTGTATAAGAACGGATGATCCGGATGCCATAATGAGGGATTTTCAATTTTGAATTGTTGTTCAATGTGCACATCACCACCTTTGCTTAATTCCAATGTTTCTGACAGGCTCTCCTTTACCTGTTTGCCCGAGGAATTCAGCAAAATCTGTCTTACCCTCACACGTATATTTATATTGCCTTCATTGACAACATTCGTTTTAACCAATGCCGTTGCGCTATTTTTGTCAACTTCTGGTGTACGAAAGAAAACGCCTCCTCCGGCTACTTTATTCACCTTTACAGCATCGGTAATATGAACCGGATTGGTAACATGTAAAAACACACTTCGGTAAATGCCACTCCAATAGGTAAAACCATTTCGTTTCAGATCTTTTCCGACAGGGAAATTCCGATCTGCCCGATTGTCCAGACGAACAATTATTTCATTCGGTTTATCATAGTTTACCAGTTTTGTTAAATCTATCGAAAAAGGAGTATAACCACCCTTATGTTGCAAAACCAATTGTCCGTTTAACCAAACATCACTTTGTTGCATGGCTCCTTCAAATTCGAGAAAAAGCTTTTTGCCCTTCAGACTTTTTTCAATGGAAAAGGATTTACGGTAATAAGACACTCCCTCCCAACAAGGATTTTGACTCGTAATTGGTTCTATTTTAGCTGTATGCGGTAACACAACCTTATTCCAAATTTTATCCTTAAGCCCTGGATATTCACGATGAAAATCTGCAATTCCCTTTTCAACCTCATTTTTCATTACATCCGATGCCGCCGATCCTCCTGACTGGATGTATTCATTTAAAAACTGGGATGCAAAATCGGTCCGATTTTTATCATAAAGCCCTGTTGATGTTCCATTTATATCCGTAGCATTGGCATCATCCATACGATAAAAATACCAATCATTATTAAAACAGATCTTCCGCCGTGCGTCTTTTTGCGCATAAGCCTGAAAACTGCTCGTTGAAATGCATATTATCTGAACAATACACATTATAAGAACTCTACTATTCTTTGTTTTCATTTTTCATACTATTTTTATAAAACGATCTTTCAATTAAAAGCCAGCATGCTCTTCTA
The Bacteroides sedimenti genome window above contains:
- the galB gene encoding beta-galactosidase GalB codes for the protein MSKKFFISLAIIVHVVCSVSLAASLQARQNKGKSTIQRMGAVDTQLFDDNWLFSRFGLQADGTSVPEPGNLQNTEIDDSSWKKLDLPHDWAIEGPFRIELTGETGKLPFKGIGWYRKYFTIPDGDAGKQFFLDFDGAMAYAQIWLNGQYVGTWPYGYNSFRMDLTPFVKIGQKNVVAVRLDTEKWDSRWYPGAGIYRHVWMIKTNPVHVAHWGTYITTPVVSDKSATIKMAVTIDNQEESSVVATVNTQIFELDGNNKPGMKVASFNQSQVKIDAKGNATTATVTTIKSPKRWDLISPNRYLAKTTISVDGKVVDTYNTPFGIRTLEFTARNGFLLNGRRVEIKGTCNHHDLGALGTAINTSALRRQLTILKDMGCNSLRTSHNPPAPELLELADQMGFLVWDEAFDCWKNGKKKNDYNKLYDDWHEKDLKALIHRDRNHPSVFIWSIGNEVIDQRDVEMTKHLADIVRGEDPTRPVSNGYNDPDGGRESGAVVALDIMGVNYFFNQQPKWDIDPRYANKPTIGSETSSCVSSRGEYFFDTEYKNWQITSYDSAKPGWGCTPDDQFRTNATFPHLLGEYVWTGFDYLGEPTPYNSDETNLLNFRNDPSKRAELEKKMNELRKNKAPSRSSYFGIVDLAGFPKDRFYLYQSHWRPDLPMVHILPHWNWVERIGQITPVHVYTSGDEAELFLNGKSLGRKVKQAGRDFRLVWDSVKYEPGIVKVVAYKNGKQWATNEVRTTGTAVKLYLTADRNTISSNEADLAYITVKVQDASGLTVPRTHPLIKFKVEGPGEIVATDNGDATSFVPFQSHEREAFNGMAVVIVKAKKGSKGTFKVIASSDGLDDGIVMLRAK
- the xylE gene encoding D-xylose transporter XylE, yielding MSSKTKQTGLYLALLTLVATLGGLLFGYDTAVVNGAEKSLVDFFIKHITTDNAYAVSMITQYKILVSTVIVLVLAILSTQIFKLVGRTKGGITVAVLFVVAIIWIVNYVSQAVPTDTALLQDMADSIKGFVISSALVGCIIGGSISGFISNSLGRKKGLLICAIAFCISAIGAWNPDGFNFFFINDAYSFVIYRIIGGLGVGLASALSPMYIAEIAPAESRGKLVSFNQFAIIFGMLVIYFVNYFIAKSGDAQWLTNTGWRWMFFSGIIPAGIFFILLFFVPETPRFLAMKGNDEKALSVLSKIVGEKEATTELAEIKETLHEKSSPWLSYGWAVIIIGILLSIFQQFVGINVVLYYAGNIFRNMGADTDSSLLQTIVVGIVNLTFTCVAIVKVDKFGRKPLMIIGALGMAISMILLGFTFYFQTVGLGSLILMLLYTASFAMSWGPVTWVLLSEIFPNSIRGAMSIAVAAQWLANLIISWTFPMMNDNKWLTGVFHQGFAYWIYGVMGLLAAFFVWKFLPETKGKTLEEIEKFWKK
- the xylA gene encoding xylose isomerase, yielding MATKEYFPGIEKIKFEGKESKNPMAFRYYDAEKVVNGKKMKDWLKFAMAWWHTLCAEGGDQFGGGTKQFPWNGAASALEAAKNKLDAGFEFMQKCGIEYYCFHDTDLIDPSDDIQEYEANMKAIVAYAKQKQAETGIKLLWGTANVFSHARYMNGAATNPNFDVVARAAVQIKNAIDATIELGGSNYVFWGGREGYMSLLNTDQKREKDHLAMMLTKARDYARAKGFKGTFLIEPKPMEPMKHQYDVDTETVIGFLKAHGLENDFKVNIEVNHATLAGHTFEHELACAVDAGMLGSIDANRGDYQNGWDTDQFPIDNFELTQAMMQIIRNGGLGNGGTNFDAKTRRNSTDLEDIFIAHISGMDAFARALENASAVLNESPICKMVKERYASFDAGKGQEFEAGNLSLEDLYAYAVANGEPAQISGKQELYEAIVNMYC
- a CDS encoding xylulokinase, translating into MFLLGYDIGSSSVKASLVNAETGKCVSSAFSPKTEMDIKAVKSGWAEQDPQAWWDNLKLATKCVLDESGINVAEIKAIGISYQMHGLVCVDKEQNVLRPAIIWCDSRAVPYGQKAFEILGEERCLSHLLNSPGNFTASKLAWIKANEPYIYDRIYKVMLPGDYIAMKLSNEIYTTVSGLSEGMFWDFKENRTAGFLMDYFGFDFSLIADVKPTFSNQGEVSRAAAKELGLKEGTPITYRAGDQPNNALSLNVFNPGEIASTAGTSGVVYGVNGEVNYDPQSRVNTFAHVNHSYEQTRLGVLLCINGTGILNSWVKRNIAPEGISYHEMNMLAAKAPIGSGGISILPFGNGAERMLGNKEIGCSIHGLNFNTHGKHHIARAAQEGIVFSFKYGIEIMEQMGIPVKKIHAGHANMFLSPIFRETLAGVTEAVIELYDTDGSVGAAKGAGIGAGIYKDSNEAFETLDKLEVIEPNAATYQEYADAYNQWKYRLEKSMSEK
- a CDS encoding NUDIX hydrolase, translating into MEYDIDENKLVNPHVSVDCVVLGFDGKQLKVLLVKQIGQETADVYTDLKLPGSLIYNDEDLDEAAQRVLYELTGIKNVDLLQFRAFGSKNRTHNPKDVRWLERFHQLKSKIERIVTIAYLSMVKIDGKMEQLSDKYQACWMEVKQLKVLAFDHNQIIAEAITYIRQYVEMNPSILFDLLPRKFTASELRVLYELVYDKTFDVRNFHKKITMMEYVVPLDEYQSGVPHRAARYYKFDRKIYNKIHATTKSFNK
- a CDS encoding glycoside hydrolase family 2 protein, with the protein product MKTKNSRVLIMCIVQIICISTSSFQAYAQKDARRKICFNNDWYFYRMDDANATDINGTSTGLYDKNRTDFASQFLNEYIQSGGSAASDVMKNEVEKGIADFHREYPGLKDKIWNKVVLPHTAKIEPITSQNPCWEGVSYYRKSFSIEKSLKGKKLFLEFEGAMQQSDVWLNGQLVLQHKGGYTPFSIDLTKLVNYDKPNEIIVRLDNRADRNFPVGKDLKRNGFTYWSGIYRSVFLHVTNPVHITDAVKVNKVAGGGVFFRTPEVDKNSATALVKTNVVNEGNINIRVRVRQILLNSSGKQVKESLSETLELSKGGDVHIEQQFKIENPSLWHPDHPFLYTLKTTVFADNKQVDEMVQKVGFRKLSFSKADGFRINDEPLYLVGTNRHQDYPYIGVALSKNAQYRDMKKIKEAGYNSVRLAHYTHDPAVYEAADELGLMLLDGIPGWQFFNNNDIFKQRVFRDIRDMIHRDRNHPSVVLWEPNLNESYPPDEFRNQCHLLAHEELPVGEYFTTGETYGAKKTIWDVAMNNWSDSQDSIFRNTTERAQTVQPNSPGIIKEYSDWEFGGWSSTTRSSRETGEKAMLQGLWNTIWSHNANIANYAPATVGDFTWAMYDNYISNDKKLFEWGTADYFRLPKFTGYFFRSQLEPYKKIAGIETNQPVVFIANWWTGGGKNEQVVVLSNCDKVVLKVNNRIVAEQLPDNGPDTFYGVPDKGGKPFDGGNCSHLKHPAFTFNNIAFEKGELKAEGYINGSKVSEQIVRTPEKPVRIKLEADLSGKPLSADGADAVFVHASIIDQYGTVSCLDNTTKVEFSVNGDANIVGSSIVQTRGGIASILLQSTSLKSGKITIFAKVRGLKEGTLILISK